In one Pseudomonas fitomaticsae genomic region, the following are encoded:
- a CDS encoding RidA family protein produces MSQPTHTRIRMFNTKDTYPNQTLDNDLCQAVRAGNTVYVRGQVGTNFDGELVGLGDPRAQTEQAMRNVKQLLEEAGSDLSHIVKTTTYLIDPRYREPVYQEVGKWLKGVFPISTGLVVSALGQPQWLMEIDVVAVIPE; encoded by the coding sequence ATGAGTCAGCCAACCCATACCCGCATTCGCATGTTCAACACCAAGGACACCTACCCGAACCAGACCCTGGACAACGACCTGTGCCAGGCCGTGCGTGCCGGCAACACCGTGTATGTCCGTGGTCAGGTCGGGACCAATTTCGATGGCGAACTGGTCGGCCTCGGCGACCCGCGCGCGCAGACCGAACAGGCGATGCGCAACGTCAAGCAACTGCTCGAAGAGGCCGGCAGCGACCTGAGCCATATCGTCAAGACCACCACTTACCTGATCGATCCGCGCTACCGCGAGCCGGTGTATCAGGAAGTCGGTAAATGGCTGAAGGGCGTGTTCCCGATCTCCACCGGGCTGGTGGTGTCGGCTTTGGGTCAGCCGCAGTGGCTGATGGAAATTGATGTGGTGGCGGTGATTCCCGAGTAA
- a CDS encoding purine-cytosine permease family protein: protein MTTSATTSAPLIEKHTIGYVPPEDRHGKVRDLFTLWFGGNIAPLPIVTGALGVQLFHLNLVWGIVAILVGHLVGGVLMALHSAQGPQMGIPQMIQSRAQFGSLGALLVVLIAGVMYIGFFASNIVLAGKSLHGVVDSVPVPVGIVIGALGSGIIGIIGYRFIHVLNRIGTWVLGIGIVVGFGYILTHIQTDDFLTRGSFNISGWLATVSLAALWQIAFAPYVSDYSRYLPANVPVAATFWTTYLGSALGSSLSFVFGAVAVLATPVGMDTMDAVKLATGAIGPLMLVLFLLSVISHNALNLYGAVLSLITLVQTFAYRWIPTAKSRAVISIIVLLACCFAAVGASADFIGHFVDMVLVLLVVLVPWTAINLIDFYAIHKGQYDIGSIFQVDGGIYGRYNPQALLAYAIGIAVQIPFMNTPLYVGPVSAHINGADLSWVVGLLVTSPLYFWLATRDSAYRRRLTSGKLANSL from the coding sequence ATGACCACCTCTGCAACAACGTCCGCACCGCTCATTGAAAAACACACGATCGGCTACGTGCCGCCCGAAGATCGCCACGGAAAGGTTCGGGATCTGTTCACCCTCTGGTTCGGCGGCAACATCGCGCCGTTGCCCATCGTCACCGGCGCCCTTGGCGTGCAGCTGTTCCACCTGAATCTGGTGTGGGGCATCGTCGCCATTCTGGTCGGTCACCTGGTCGGCGGTGTGTTGATGGCGCTGCACTCGGCGCAAGGCCCGCAGATGGGCATTCCGCAGATGATCCAGAGCCGTGCGCAGTTCGGCTCCCTCGGCGCGCTGCTGGTGGTGTTGATCGCCGGCGTCATGTACATCGGCTTCTTCGCCTCCAACATCGTGCTGGCTGGCAAGTCGCTGCATGGCGTGGTCGACAGCGTTCCGGTGCCGGTCGGCATCGTCATCGGCGCGCTGGGTTCGGGGATCATCGGCATCATCGGTTATCGCTTCATCCACGTGCTCAACCGCATCGGCACCTGGGTGCTTGGGATCGGCATCGTGGTCGGCTTCGGCTACATCCTCACCCACATCCAGACCGATGACTTCCTCACTCGCGGCAGCTTCAATATCTCGGGCTGGCTTGCGACGGTGTCGTTGGCGGCGTTGTGGCAGATTGCGTTTGCGCCTTACGTGTCGGACTACTCGCGTTACTTGCCGGCGAATGTGCCGGTGGCGGCGACCTTCTGGACGACCTATCTGGGATCGGCGCTGGGTTCGAGCCTGTCGTTCGTGTTCGGCGCCGTTGCCGTGCTGGCAACGCCCGTGGGCATGGACACCATGGATGCGGTGAAACTCGCCACGGGCGCCATCGGCCCCTTGATGCTGGTGCTGTTCCTGCTCAGCGTCATCAGCCACAACGCCCTCAACCTGTATGGTGCGGTGCTGTCGCTGATCACGCTGGTGCAGACCTTCGCCTACCGCTGGATTCCGACCGCCAAGAGCCGCGCAGTGATTTCGATCATTGTCCTGCTGGCCTGCTGCTTCGCTGCGGTCGGCGCTTCGGCAGACTTCATCGGCCACTTCGTCGACATGGTGCTGGTGTTGTTGGTCGTACTGGTGCCGTGGACCGCGATCAACCTGATCGACTTCTATGCCATCCACAAAGGCCAGTACGACATCGGCTCGATCTTCCAGGTCGATGGCGGCATCTACGGACGTTACAACCCGCAAGCCTTGCTGGCTTACGCGATCGGTATCGCGGTGCAGATTCCGTTCATGAACACGCCGCTGTACGTGGGGCCGGTGTCGGCGCACATCAACGGCGCGGACCTGTCGTGGGTGGTTGGCTTGCTGGTGACCTCGCCGCTGTATTTCTGGCTGGCGACCCGTGACAGTGCGTATCGTCGGCGGCTGACCTCCGGAAAACTGGCGAACAGTCTGTAA
- the argE gene encoding acetylornithine deacetylase: MSNSVALLKTLVGFDTTSRESNLQLIDFVRSYLEGFDVPCELIYNDERSKANLFATIGPADQPGIVLSGHTDVVPADGQPWTLPPFELSERDGKLYGRGTADMKGYIACVLALVPSLIEASLRLPVHIALSYDEEVGCLGVRSLLKVLEQRPVKPLLCIIGEPTELKPVLGHKGKLAMRCDVQGHACHSAYAPLGVNAIECAAELIGELGRIGRQLKDEHLDPRFDPPYSTVQTGVISGGKALNIVPADCRFDFEIRALPSQDPALVAQQLKAYAEQQMLPRMRAVSEQSDIRFSELSAYPGLATDARSQAAELIATFCGSDDFGTVAFGTEGGLFDAVGIPTVVCGPGSMDQGHKPDEFVSLDQLTACDAMLQRMVASIRL, from the coding sequence ATGAGCAACAGCGTCGCGTTGCTCAAGACGCTGGTGGGGTTCGACACCACCAGCCGCGAGTCCAACCTGCAATTGATCGACTTCGTGCGTAGCTACCTCGAAGGTTTCGACGTGCCGTGCGAGCTGATCTACAACGATGAGCGCAGCAAGGCCAATCTGTTCGCCACGATCGGCCCGGCCGATCAGCCGGGCATCGTGCTGTCGGGACACACCGATGTGGTGCCGGCGGACGGTCAGCCATGGACGCTGCCGCCGTTTGAACTCAGCGAGCGCGACGGCAAGCTTTACGGTCGCGGCACGGCGGACATGAAGGGCTACATCGCCTGCGTGCTGGCGCTGGTGCCGTCGTTGATCGAAGCATCATTGCGCCTGCCGGTGCACATTGCTTTGTCCTATGACGAAGAGGTCGGCTGCCTCGGCGTGCGTTCACTGCTCAAGGTGCTGGAGCAACGTCCGGTCAAACCGTTGCTGTGCATCATCGGCGAACCGACCGAACTCAAACCGGTGCTCGGGCACAAGGGCAAACTGGCGATGCGCTGTGATGTTCAGGGTCATGCCTGTCACTCGGCCTATGCGCCACTCGGCGTCAATGCCATCGAATGCGCCGCAGAATTGATCGGCGAGCTGGGACGCATCGGTCGACAGCTCAAGGATGAACACCTCGATCCGCGTTTCGACCCGCCGTATTCCACGGTGCAAACCGGTGTGATCAGCGGCGGCAAGGCGTTGAACATCGTCCCCGCCGATTGCCGTTTCGACTTTGAAATCCGTGCCCTGCCCTCGCAGGATCCGGCGCTTGTCGCGCAACAACTCAAGGCCTACGCCGAGCAGCAGATGCTGCCGCGCATGCGGGCGGTCAGCGAGCAGAGTGATATCCGGTTCAGCGAATTGTCGGCCTATCCGGGATTGGCTACCGACGCCCGAAGCCAGGCAGCCGAATTGATCGCCACGTTCTGTGGCTCGGACGATTTCGGCACCGTGGCGTTTGGCACTGAAGGCGGACTGTTCGATGCGGTGGGGATTCCCACGGTGGTATGCGGCCCCGGCAGCATGGATCAGGGCCACAAGCCGGACGAGTTTGTCAGCCTCGATCAGCTCACGGCCTGCGATGCGATGCTGCAACGGATGGTGGCGTCGATTCGCCTCTGA
- a CDS encoding isochorismatase family cysteine hydrolase — MSKPLYPLDRTAYLLVDPYNDFLSDGGKIFPLIRPMAEQNGLLDNLRKLDRAVRALPIPVVIVPHHRWVKGDYENWDHPTPTQQKIMHMHHFARGEWGGEWHPDFAPKDGDIVVQEHWGSSGFANTDLDFRLKQQGVTHVIIVGLLANTCIEATARYASELGYHVTLVRDATAAFKEEMMHAAHELNGPTFAHVITTTDELIASLQSQGDAK; from the coding sequence ATGTCGAAACCTCTCTATCCGCTCGACAGAACCGCCTACCTGCTGGTCGATCCGTACAACGATTTTCTCTCCGACGGCGGCAAGATCTTTCCGCTGATCAGGCCGATGGCCGAGCAGAACGGCCTGCTCGACAACCTGCGCAAACTCGATCGCGCCGTGCGGGCCCTGCCGATTCCGGTCGTCATCGTACCGCATCACCGCTGGGTCAAAGGCGACTACGAGAACTGGGATCACCCAACCCCGACCCAACAAAAGATCATGCACATGCACCACTTCGCACGCGGCGAATGGGGCGGTGAATGGCACCCGGATTTCGCGCCGAAGGACGGCGACATCGTGGTCCAGGAACACTGGGGCTCCAGCGGTTTCGCCAACACCGACCTGGATTTTCGCCTGAAACAGCAAGGCGTCACCCACGTGATCATCGTCGGCCTGCTCGCCAATACCTGCATCGAAGCCACCGCGCGCTACGCATCGGAACTCGGCTATCACGTCACGCTGGTGCGCGATGCCACCGCCGCATTCAAGGAGGAAATGATGCACGCCGCCCACGAACTCAACGGCCCGACGTTCGCCCATGTCATCACCACCACGGACGAACTGATCGCCAGTCTTCAGTCGCAAGGTGACGCGAAATGA
- a CDS encoding DUF1028 domain-containing protein, which produces MTFSIAARCPETGQFGIAISSSSIAVGARCPWLLPGVGAVSSQNITLPSLGPEVLALMEQGLAPDAALDKVLTRNGYSQYRQITAINHLGQTAHFSGAQTLGVHNAVSGEQCVAAGNMLAGRSVIEAMVSAFEEGEGQLADRLIKALHAAQALGGEAGPVHSAAVVVVGDLTWPIVNLRVDWADEDPIGQLQKLWDAYRPQLQDYIDRALDPAKAPGYGVAGDDR; this is translated from the coding sequence ATGACATTTTCCATCGCCGCCCGCTGCCCCGAAACCGGGCAGTTCGGCATCGCCATCAGCTCCTCCAGCATTGCCGTCGGCGCCCGTTGCCCGTGGCTGTTGCCGGGTGTTGGCGCGGTGTCGAGCCAGAACATCACCCTGCCGTCGCTCGGCCCGGAAGTGCTCGCCCTGATGGAACAAGGCCTGGCGCCCGACGCCGCGCTGGACAAGGTGCTGACCCGCAACGGCTACAGTCAGTACCGGCAGATCACGGCAATCAATCATCTCGGCCAGACCGCGCATTTCAGCGGCGCGCAGACTCTCGGCGTGCACAACGCCGTGTCCGGCGAGCAATGCGTGGCGGCGGGCAACATGCTCGCCGGGCGCTCGGTGATCGAAGCCATGGTCAGCGCGTTCGAAGAAGGCGAAGGTCAATTGGCCGATCGCCTGATCAAGGCCCTGCACGCCGCCCAGGCCTTGGGCGGTGAAGCAGGCCCGGTGCATTCGGCAGCCGTGGTCGTGGTCGGCGATCTGACCTGGCCCATCGTCAACCTGCGGGTGGACTGGGCCGATGAAGACCCGATCGGCCAATTGCAAAAACTCTGGGACGCCTATCGCCCGCAGCTTCAGGACTACATCGACCGCGCCCTCGATCCGGCGAAGGCGCCGGGCTACGGGGTTGCCGGAGACGACCGATGA
- a CDS encoding M24 family metallopeptidase, translating to MTTALSGKEAVGERFVLETMRHAQQLTWKAVEEIAKVIKPGMRESQAHARGKQILVELGMDRIWHPLLIRFGANTLKTFKERSDGDPVLGDEDIFFIDMGVVWEGHEGDAGATFVTGSDPQMVACAAASKELFDKVEAFWRQGVTGVELYRYATDQAETMGWKLNLDIKGHRVSDFPHAIYRGGNLGDFDQAPNAGVWILEIQIEHPELPYGAFYEDLLI from the coding sequence ATGACCACAGCCCTGAGCGGGAAAGAAGCGGTAGGTGAGCGTTTTGTGCTGGAAACCATGCGCCACGCCCAGCAGTTGACCTGGAAGGCCGTGGAAGAGATCGCCAAGGTGATCAAACCCGGCATGCGCGAATCGCAAGCCCATGCCCGGGGTAAACAAATTCTCGTCGAACTGGGCATGGACCGGATCTGGCATCCGCTGCTGATCCGCTTCGGCGCCAACACGCTGAAGACCTTCAAGGAACGTTCCGACGGCGATCCGGTTTTGGGCGACGAAGACATTTTCTTCATCGATATGGGCGTGGTCTGGGAAGGCCACGAAGGCGATGCCGGGGCGACGTTCGTTACCGGTTCCGATCCGCAAATGGTCGCTTGTGCGGCAGCATCCAAAGAACTCTTCGACAAGGTTGAAGCCTTCTGGCGTCAGGGTGTGACCGGTGTCGAGCTGTATCGTTACGCCACCGATCAGGCCGAAACCATGGGCTGGAAGCTGAATCTGGACATCAAGGGCCACCGGGTCAGCGATTTCCCTCATGCGATCTATCGCGGCGGCAATCTCGGTGACTTTGATCAGGCTCCGAATGCCGGTGTGTGGATTCTGGAAATCCAGATCGAACACCCCGAGCTTCCGTACGGTGCTTTCTATGAAGACCTGCTCATTTGA
- a CDS encoding aldehyde dehydrogenase (NADP(+)), whose translation MSLTGHLLIGAADVPATEGTMKALNPATNTLIEPEFAFGGRAQVDQAATLADAAFDSYSHTSLAERAAFLESIADNLNAAREELAARAALETGLPQAQLEGEAARAATQFRQFAEVVRKGRFLQLAIDPAQPDRQPRPRMDHRLQKVAIGPVAIFGASNFPISYSVAGGDTASALAAGATVILKAHNAHPGASEIQARAIRKAVQMHGLHEGVFSMVRGGGNAIGEALVDHPLIKAVTFTGSEVGGMALYRRAQLRPDPIPVFTEMTSVNPTFILPEALEARGAEIGDGFVERMLVNVGQACLCPSILIAVEGEGLQALRSAMINRVSAAPARTMLTPGIHGSYVKGLEAMESVGANLVAVGAPADGQLEGRSALLEVDGQRLLSEPALAHEVFGPAALLVTVNDEEELLAVARSFKGQLSAAIHLEDRDLDLARRLLPILERRTGRIVVNAFAHPQEVTFATVHGGPFPATSDSRFTSVGMTSIERFLRPVAYQGFPDALLPEVLREGNPLGLPRSIDGQ comes from the coding sequence ATGAGTCTGACCGGCCACCTGCTGATCGGCGCCGCTGACGTGCCTGCCACCGAGGGCACAATGAAGGCGCTGAATCCGGCAACCAACACGCTGATCGAACCGGAATTCGCCTTCGGCGGCAGGGCGCAGGTCGATCAGGCGGCAACCCTCGCTGACGCGGCCTTCGATAGCTACAGCCACACTTCGCTGGCCGAGCGTGCGGCGTTTCTCGAAAGCATCGCCGACAACCTCAACGCCGCGCGCGAGGAACTGGCCGCCCGCGCCGCACTGGAAACCGGTCTGCCTCAGGCGCAACTCGAAGGCGAAGCTGCCAGAGCTGCGACCCAGTTCCGTCAGTTCGCCGAGGTGGTGCGCAAAGGGCGCTTTCTGCAACTGGCCATCGACCCGGCGCAACCTGATCGTCAGCCCCGGCCACGGATGGATCATCGACTGCAGAAAGTCGCCATCGGCCCGGTAGCGATTTTCGGTGCGAGCAATTTTCCGATCTCCTATTCGGTGGCCGGCGGCGACACTGCGTCGGCACTCGCGGCCGGTGCGACGGTGATTCTCAAGGCGCACAACGCGCATCCCGGGGCCTCGGAAATCCAGGCTCGCGCGATCCGCAAAGCGGTGCAGATGCATGGCTTGCACGAGGGTGTTTTTTCGATGGTGCGCGGTGGCGGCAATGCGATCGGTGAGGCGCTGGTCGATCATCCATTGATTAAAGCGGTGACGTTCACAGGTTCAGAGGTGGGCGGTATGGCGCTTTATCGCCGCGCTCAATTACGGCCCGATCCGATTCCGGTGTTCACCGAAATGACCAGCGTCAACCCGACGTTCATTCTGCCCGAGGCACTGGAGGCACGCGGCGCGGAAATCGGTGACGGTTTCGTCGAACGAATGCTGGTCAATGTCGGGCAAGCCTGTCTGTGTCCGTCGATTCTGATCGCGGTCGAAGGCGAAGGTCTGCAAGCGCTGCGCAGCGCCATGATCAACCGGGTTAGCGCAGCGCCGGCACGCACGATGCTGACGCCGGGGATTCACGGTTCATACGTCAAAGGACTGGAGGCGATGGAAAGCGTGGGGGCGAATCTGGTGGCGGTCGGCGCACCGGCAGATGGTCAACTTGAGGGACGCTCGGCGTTGCTGGAAGTTGACGGCCAACGCCTGCTCAGCGAACCGGCGCTGGCCCATGAAGTGTTCGGCCCAGCCGCGCTATTGGTAACGGTCAACGATGAAGAAGAGTTGCTGGCCGTCGCGCGTTCGTTCAAGGGTCAGTTGAGCGCAGCCATTCACCTTGAAGACCGCGATCTGGATCTGGCCCGGCGTCTGCTGCCGATCCTCGAACGCCGCACCGGACGCATCGTGGTCAACGCCTTCGCCCATCCGCAGGAAGTGACCTTCGCCACCGTACACGGCGGGCCGTTCCCGGCCACTTCGGACAGCCGTTTCACCTCGGTCGGCATGACGTCAATCGAGCGTTTTCTGCGGCCGGTGGCATATCAGGGCTTTCCCGATGCATTGCTGCCGGAGGTGTTGCGCGAAGGTAATCCACTCGGCCTGCCCCGCAGCATCGACGGCCAATAA
- the ptrR gene encoding putrescine utilization regulator PtrR has protein sequence MDLVQLEIFKAVAEHGSISAAAAQIHRVPSNLTTRIKQLEEDLGVDLFIREKSRLRLSPAGWSFLEYARRILDLVQEARATVAGEEPQGAFPLGSLESTAAVRIPGLLATYNQQHPKVDLDLSTGPSGTMIDGVLSGRLAAAFVDGPVLHPALEGIPAFEEEMVIISPLNHGPIQRAADVNGENIYAFRSNCSYRHHFEKWFSTDAAVPGKIFEMESYHGMLACVSAGAGLALMPRSMLQSMPGCATVSVWPLASDFRYLTTWLVWRRGTVSRSLSMFVRLLEERGVVRAEEN, from the coding sequence GTGGATCTGGTGCAACTGGAAATCTTCAAGGCCGTTGCCGAGCACGGCAGCATCAGCGCGGCGGCGGCGCAGATCCATCGCGTGCCGTCGAACCTGACGACCCGCATCAAGCAGTTGGAGGAAGATCTGGGCGTCGACCTGTTCATCCGTGAGAAAAGCCGCTTGCGCCTGTCGCCGGCTGGCTGGAGTTTTCTTGAATACGCGCGGCGCATTCTCGATCTGGTGCAGGAAGCCCGCGCCACGGTGGCCGGCGAGGAACCGCAAGGCGCGTTCCCGCTGGGCTCCCTGGAAAGCACGGCGGCGGTGCGCATTCCCGGTTTGCTGGCGACCTATAACCAGCAACACCCGAAGGTCGATCTGGACCTGTCGACCGGGCCGTCCGGGACGATGATCGACGGTGTGCTTTCCGGGCGTCTGGCGGCTGCGTTCGTTGATGGCCCGGTCTTGCATCCGGCGCTGGAAGGCATTCCGGCGTTCGAAGAGGAAATGGTCATCATCTCGCCGCTTAATCACGGGCCGATCCAGCGCGCGGCGGACGTGAACGGCGAGAACATCTATGCGTTCCGCTCGAACTGTTCCTATCGCCATCACTTCGAAAAATGGTTCAGCACCGATGCTGCGGTGCCGGGCAAGATTTTTGAAATGGAGTCCTATCACGGCATGCTCGCCTGCGTCAGTGCGGGTGCCGGCCTGGCTTTGATGCCGCGCAGCATGCTGCAAAGCATGCCCGGTTGCGCGACGGTCAGCGTCTGGCCGCTGGCGTCGGATTTTCGCTATCTGACGACGTGGCTGGTATGGCGGCGGGGTACGGTTTCGCGCAGTCTGAGCATGTTTGTGCGCTTGCTGGAAGAGCGCGGTGTGGTGCGCGCAGAAGAGAATTGA
- a CDS encoding winged helix-turn-helix transcriptional regulator: MAVNDSLPDTLCPISRAESIVGDRWTVLVLRELFMGSHRYDEILAQTGGTPQMVAARLKSLEADGLVERRLYNERPKRYEYHLTAKGEAFYPVVMALRAWGETWCKSPEEGLAVNMTHKNCNHSAGLGPLCDHCGEVLRREDLISQPQDAYAAERQARREAFKAK, translated from the coding sequence ATGGCTGTAAACGATAGTCTTCCCGATACGCTGTGCCCGATTTCCCGGGCCGAGTCGATCGTCGGCGACCGCTGGACGGTGCTGGTTTTGCGCGAATTGTTCATGGGCAGCCATCGCTACGACGAGATCCTGGCCCAGACCGGCGGTACGCCGCAGATGGTCGCCGCCCGTCTGAAAAGCCTCGAGGCGGACGGTCTGGTCGAGCGCCGCCTGTATAACGAGCGGCCGAAACGCTACGAGTATCACCTCACCGCAAAAGGCGAGGCGTTTTACCCGGTGGTGATGGCGTTACGCGCCTGGGGCGAGACCTGGTGCAAGTCGCCGGAGGAAGGGTTGGCGGTGAACATGACCCACAAGAACTGCAACCACAGCGCTGGCCTCGGGCCGTTGTGCGATCACTGCGGTGAAGTGTTGCGCCGTGAGGATTTGATCAGCCAGCCGCAAGATGCGTACGCCGCTGAACGACAGGCCCGGCGTGAGGCGTTCAAGGCGAAATAG